In Pirellulales bacterium, the genomic stretch AGCGGCGCGGAACCGCAAAAAGTTCCCCTGCAAGTGAAGGGTGAAATCGCCTATGGCGAGCGGCGCGTGGATGACGGCAGCTTAGCCGGAGAAGCCCGCTCCTTGCGATTTTATGAATCCGCCAAAGCTGTCCTGCGCATTAATAAAGAAAGCATTATTCAGCGACTGACGCCCGAGCATCAGTTGGTGCGGGGACGCCAGAGCAATGACAAAATCATGCTGCAAGCCGCGCGGGGACCGATGACCCGGGATGAGCGGGATCTTTTGGAAATTCCCGGCGACTCATTGGCGCTAGCGCGCTTGTTACCTGACCACGCCGTCAATCTACGGGAAAAATGGTCCCCCGACGCCCAGTTGCTGGGGATGATTTTTTGCATGGAAGAAGTGCGGGACTCGACCGTTACCGCACAGCTCATTTCCGTCGCCGACCAGACCGCCGAGTTGCGGGTGTTGGGCCGCTTGACGGGCAAGACCCTGGGAGCGGCGGCAAAAATGGAAGTCCAGGGCAAATTACTGTTTGACTTGGCGCGGGGTCACTTTGTGGAATGCCAGTGGCAATTTCAAGAAGAGCGGGCCATGGGATCGGTCTCGCCGGGGTTGAGCGTCTCTGGCAAAGTGACCTGCCAAATCACGGCCATACCCGAAATTCCTGAACTGTCGGATCAACAGCTCGGAGCGATCCCCCTTGTGGCGGACCAGGCCGACTTGCTGGCTTATGTGCATCGCCGCGGGGTGTTTGCCATGCAGTATGACCAGCGGTGGAGAATCATCGCCGACGAGCCCCAGCATCTGAGCATGCGGCTGATGGACCAGGGAAAAGTCATCGCTCAGTGCAATATCAAATTGGCCCAGACGGCGGGAGACGCGCCCGAGTATAAATTGAGCGAATTAGCCGCGGAAGTGCAAAATTCACTGGGCAAGAATTTTACAAAACTTCAGGATACCAGCGAAGGCTCTAATCCCGCTGGTAACCGCACCTTAAAGGTAGTGGCGGAAGGGTCGGTGGAAGGGGTTCCTGTGCTTTGGCTCTGTTATTTATTTGAAGGCCCCTCCGGCTGGCGCCTGACCGCCATGATAACCTTTGATAACCAACTTCTGGATCAATTTGGCGAGGCGGATCGGGCCATCCTCGAATCGCTCATTTTTCTTCCTGGCGAAGGCTCCCCCCAGGAATCGACCGAAACGGCCAATATTCCCCGGGAATTACCCCGGTAGCAGGGCAAACGCGCCAACCTGCCAAGCCCGCGTCCGGCGGCTGCTTGGCTCCCGTGCATCCGCCCCCTTGCGTCGTCAAGTCATAGGCCGCGCCACTGGCAAACTTTTCGCTACGGCTTAGAATACTGCCATCAGCAGCATTGGCAATTTTCTAAATTGGAGCCAGCTATGTCCCAGCCGGTCGTGATACGTTGTCGTGAAAATGGCCCCCTTGTTATTGAAGGCCCCTTTCAGTTGATCGATCATCAGGGAAATATTTTCACTCTTCCAGCCAATAAGCCGGTTGTTGCCCTTTGTCGCTGCGGCGCTTCCGCCAATAAGCCCTTTTGCGACGGTGCGCATCGGAATTGCAGCTTTGTGGGAAATACCCTGGCCCCCCCGCCAGCTCCTTCCACCGGGGTGGATGTTCCTTCCTAGGAGGACGTCTCGGCGAAGACCTTTGTATTCCAGTGGCTTGGATGATCGGCCAATCATCCCACTCTGAATTTAGGGTTTTCGTTTATTCCCATTGAAATGGGGGTCGCAGCCAGCCCTCGCGCAGGCCCACAAATAGGCCTGCGCATATCAGGTCGGCGGTTGTGCCCGGATTGCGGCGATGCCCATCCGATCGCAGCCAAAAATCCCAATCCGCCAAGGCTTGTTGGTAACTTTCGTCGCTATCCTTAGCCGCGGCCAGCACTTCGGCCGCCCAGTCACTGGCGTGTCGAGCTGTTGCGACACCGCATTTCCGTTGAATCAGGGTATCGGGCAAGGCGGCCAGCACTTCGACGAACGTTTTTACAATGGCCGCCAGCGTGGGGAGGCGTTGCAGGTTTTGTCGCAGGCTGGGGACCACCAAATGCCAAAGGTCATGAAAATTGGTGGCGTATTGACGGGCGATTGAATCGTATTGGGCGGCAAACCGCATCGCCGCCAGCAAGTCCTGCGGCGGAGCGGCTTGTAAATCAGCCTGCGTGACCTGGCCCATTCCTCCGGGTCGGGCCAGGTTGATCGCGGCGTAGGTTAATGTGGCGTCTTGAGGAGATAGATTATCTAGTACAGCGGATATGCCCTCTGCCAAGGATTGATGCCGTGGTACCAGGCAGAGCGGGGCCAACAATAAAATAATCCCCAAATTGGCGTTGGTGTTCACGGCGGCGCGAGTGGCGGCAACCGCAGCGTGAATCGCCTGGCCCAAAGGGAGGGAAGGGGACTGGGCTAAAACCGGGGCGATGGCCTGTCCCGCCATGATCAGATCGGGATAGGTTAGATCCTCAAAATCCGCACCGCGATGGACGTTGCCCGGTTTTGCGGCGGTAGCCTCTAAGAGGCAGGCCCAAAAGACACAGTCCGTCAGATTGGACAGAGGAGAAATATTCACGGACGGAGATGAACGAGTAAGAAGAAGTTACTTTTGATAATGAATGCCGCGGCGGAGAATGGTTCCAGATTTCCGACCTCAAATCTTAAATCTCAGATTATGAGATGTCGAATTCTGAAACTAACTCCCCGTCCACCACGGCACAAACATGCTGGTGGTCCTTTGGTACTCGCGATAGGCTTCACCACGCGAGCGGAGCGCCTGGGCCTCGGTCGCGGGGATACCCGTTACCTTGAGTAAAAAATACAACATGAGCGAGGGCGCGATAAGCGTCAACCACCAAAGGCTGCTAGTTATACTCCACAAGACATAGCTCCACCAATGCAACCATTCAAAAAAGTAATTTGGATGTCGCGAATATCGCCACCATCCCGCCTGGCAAACCTTTCCCTTGTTGACGGGATTGGATCGAAAACGGGCTAGCTGTCGATCCGCCAGGGCTTCATTAGTTATAGAAATTGTCCAGACCACCACGCCCAACAAATCCCCCGCGCTCCAGTTTGCTCCGGCAATCCGCCAGGCGGGCCACAATGCGGCGTTTCCTAGCCACGATTGCCCGGTCACTACAGGTTGCAGCGCCACCCAGGGGGACATGGCAAAGACCAGCACTAACAGTGCCTGTCCCCAAAAAAATAGCAAAAACGCCCCGTTCGCATATTTCCCCCAATAGGCGCGCAAGGCCTGGTAGCGGCCATCCTCGCTTTTGCCACGCACGCGATCGGTAAAAATGTAATACGCCAAGCGAAAGGACCAAACCGCGTTTAACCCCGCAATCAACCAACCGCGGCTATCAATCCCGGCAGTCGTGGCCGCAAACCACAGTGCCGACAAACCCACGCCCGCGGACCAACCCACATCCACAATCCCCGCGTCCCGGTGCCGCCATTGATAGAGCCACAACAGAGTCATCCCAACCAGTAAACCCGCGCCGGCGTAGCTAAACTGCGACACTGGGTCGAGGGGGAACATGGGTGAACTATTTCCGGGCCTCAGGCCCATGCGTATAGTGGGATCAATTTACAGTAAAATTGCGGAATCGCGGTCAGTAATAATTATTGGATTTTTTGCCACTCAACCCAGTAATTCCGCTTGGCCCAGCGGTTCGTACGAGGAGCCATTGCCGTGGGGGTCGCTATGCATAATCGTGACATCGCAGACGCTCATGACGCCCGCCTCGTAGGCGGCGTATTCCGCGATTAATTCCGCCAAGTTTTCCGGCCCGTGGGGCAAGGAGCGTACCCGTCCCAGGGTCAAATGCGGTCGAAAGCGGCGTCCTTCGCCCCGGAGGCCTAGCTGCTTGAGTCCCCGGTCAAGAGCCTGATGCAGTTCGATCATGGCCTCCGCCCCGGTGGTAACCCCCAGCCAAATCGTGCGGGGATTTTCCAACGAGGGAAAAACGCCCAGGCCGCGGCAGAGTAAGTCAAATGCGGGGAGGGGCCGGACGGCGTCTGTTACCAGTCGCAGCAGTTCAGGGATTTCGCGGTCGCGGATATCCCCCAAAAAATTCAGCGTAAAGTGCATTTGCTGGGGCCGAATCCAGCTAACCTTGGCATCGGTGGCTTTGAGCCGGTTAATCAGCGTTTGCGCCCGACCGGCCACATCGGGGCCGATCTCGACGGCGATAAACGTGCGCAAGATGGGCATGGTGAGATGAAACGAAGCGTTAGTTAAGGGACAAAAGCCGGTGGATGTCATCCCGCAGGCAAACATTTTATAGCGGGGGGTGCATTTGATAGGAACGATATAACTGGCAAAATCGGTCCCCTGGGAGTTTAAGGAATAAGCAATCCGGGGACTTTAGTGAAATTCTGGGAATTTAGCAAACTGGCTAAGATGGCGAAATTGTGCTGGACGATAGCACAACTAGGTCAAGCCAAAATGCGCTGCGAACCATCGAGCCTCAATGTGTGGACTCCCCAGGTGTTGTCCTCCGGGCCGCCGGGCACGTTGCCCAACCATGCAGACCGATTTGGCAAGTTTATTGTTTCTGTTTTTTAGGAGTTGTATCCCATGAAGCGTCGAGTTGTCTTGTTAGCGGGCTTGCTGGCTGCTTTCTTGCTGGCCGGTGCCTCGTCTGCCCAGGCTTTCCACCTGTTTGGCGGACATTGTGGCGGTTGTGCCGCGGAACCCAGTTGCTGCGCTCCGGAGCCGACTTGCTGCGCTCCGGCTCCTTGCTGCCACAAGCATCATTGTCGTTTGTTTGGTCACAAGCATCGCTGCTGTGCCCCGACATGTTGTGAACCAGTTTGTGAACCCGCTCCTTGCTGCGAACCTTGCTGCAAGAAGCACCATTGCCGTCTGTTCGGTCACAAGCACCGCTGCTGCAAGCCCGCTTGCTGTGAACCGGCTTGTGAGCCGACCTGTGCCGCTCCGGCCACTTGTGCTGCTGAGCCGACCTGTGCCGCCGAACCGACCTGCTGTGCCGCTCCCGCTTGCGAACCAAGCTGCTGCGAACCTTGCTGCAAGAAGCATTGCCGCAAGCACCACCGCCGTCACCGCTGCTGCAAGCCCGCTTGCTGCGAACCTTGCTGCCCCGCTCCCGCTTGCGAACCAAGCTGCTGCGGTTAGTCGTTAACGACCACTTAATAGTGGTTTGATAGCCCGATTCAGCACAACGGCTCCCTGTGTGCAAGCAGGAGAGCCGTTGCTGTTTTGATGGTGGATAAGCAAGTAATAGGTTGGTAGCCAGCTCGCTAATTTGGCGGGAGCCGGCCGGTTTCCACCTTGGGAAATTCACCCGTGCAGGCTTTCATAAATTCCACCAAGTCGGCTTTTTCCTGATCCGTCAGATCCAGCTTTTTAATTTTGTCGCTCAGATGGGGATTTGGATGCCCCCCCTTGTTGTACCATTCCACCACTTCCTCTAGCGTCTTTTGCGTCCCATCGTGCATGTACGGCGCGGTCAGGGCGACGTTGCGGATCGTGGGCGTTTTAAAGGCCCCGGTATCTTTTGCGTCCTTGCTAATTTCCGACCGACCGAGGTCGGGCTTGTCGGCCATCATTCCAACCCCTAGGTTGTGAAATTTTTCGTCGGTCAAGTTGGGGCCCACATGGCAGGCGGTGCAGTTGGCTTTTTGGCCAAAAAACAGCTCGCGGCCCCGCTTGGCGCTGTCGCTCATGGGATTTTTGGCCAGAAACTGTTTTGCTTCTTCAAATTTCGCCCAAGCGGCCATATCTTCGCGAATATCATCCTCTTCCTGTCCCTCAAAGGCCCGTAAAACTTCGTTGTAATCGAACGGAGATGGCCCGGTCACAATCACCCGTTCAAAGCTGGCAATAGCCTTCGCGATGTTGTCGATCGTGACATCGCCAAAGATTTTTTCAAATTGGATGCGGTATCCCTCGATTCCTTTAACGGTCTGGACCACGTTTTCATGGGTGTTGCCCATTTCGATTGGATTTTGGATGGGACCTTTGGCTTGTTCCTCCAGCGATCCGGCCCGGCCATCCCAAAACTGCACATCGCTGAGGATGCGATTGTACGAGGTGGGGGAAT encodes the following:
- a CDS encoding CDGSH iron-sulfur domain-containing protein gives rise to the protein MSQPVVIRCRENGPLVIEGPFQLIDHQGNIFTLPANKPVVALCRCGASANKPFCDGAHRNCSFVGNTLAPPPAPSTGVDVPS
- a CDS encoding triphosphoribosyl-dephospho-CoA synthase; protein product: MNISPLSNLTDCVFWACLLEATAAKPGNVHRGADFEDLTYPDLIMAGQAIAPVLAQSPSLPLGQAIHAAVAATRAAVNTNANLGIILLLAPLCLVPRHQSLAEGISAVLDNLSPQDATLTYAAINLARPGGMGQVTQADLQAAPPQDLLAAMRFAAQYDSIARQYATNFHDLWHLVVPSLRQNLQRLPTLAAIVKTFVEVLAALPDTLIQRKCGVATARHASDWAAEVLAAAKDSDESYQQALADWDFWLRSDGHRRNPGTTADLICAGLFVGLREGWLRPPFQWE
- a CDS encoding DUF1295 domain-containing protein, which translates into the protein MFPLDPVSQFSYAGAGLLVGMTLLWLYQWRHRDAGIVDVGWSAGVGLSALWFAATTAGIDSRGWLIAGLNAVWSFRLAYYIFTDRVRGKSEDGRYQALRAYWGKYANGAFLLFFWGQALLVLVFAMSPWVALQPVVTGQSWLGNAALWPAWRIAGANWSAGDLLGVVVWTISITNEALADRQLARFRSNPVNKGKVCQAGWWRYSRHPNYFFEWLHWWSYVLWSITSSLWWLTLIAPSLMLYFLLKVTGIPATEAQALRSRGEAYREYQRTTSMFVPWWTGS
- the thpR gene encoding RNA 2',3'-cyclic phosphodiesterase; protein product: MPILRTFIAVEIGPDVAGRAQTLINRLKATDAKVSWIRPQQMHFTLNFLGDIRDREIPELLRLVTDAVRPLPAFDLLCRGLGVFPSLENPRTIWLGVTTGAEAMIELHQALDRGLKQLGLRGEGRRFRPHLTLGRVRSLPHGPENLAELIAEYAAYEAGVMSVCDVTIMHSDPHGNGSSYEPLGQAELLG
- a CDS encoding cytochrome c peroxidase — its product is MCRFFALSLLVILGLGVGGLAGCTGKPTAKPVVIDKDKKPDAHHPGDGHDHSHEGHDHAGHDHAGHDHGHEGHDHATEGKAVTGKAPSDKASTDKASTEKAAPEKATNEKPAIETATPAGDSAATGANTEKNSGGEILGSDDAKDVVLGDPKLTAGIPGEGPLTVEVIQSWLQDPKNHEELTVQLPLGLSAGAGQEKGLSENPLTRAKIELGRQLYFDTRLSVDNTISCASCHHPDFGYAKDTQFGVGVKDQLGGRNSPTSYNRILSDVQFWDGRAGSLEEQAKGPIQNPIEMGNTHENVVQTVKGIEGYRIQFEKIFGDVTIDNIAKAIASFERVIVTGPSPFDYNEVLRAFEGQEEDDIREDMAAWAKFEEAKQFLAKNPMSDSAKRGRELFFGQKANCTACHVGPNLTDEKFHNLGVGMMADKPDLGRSEISKDAKDTGAFKTPTIRNVALTAPYMHDGTQKTLEEVVEWYNKGGHPNPHLSDKIKKLDLTDQEKADLVEFMKACTGEFPKVETGRLPPN